One window from the genome of Grus americana isolate bGruAme1 chromosome 2, bGruAme1.mat, whole genome shotgun sequence encodes:
- the NR1D2 gene encoding nuclear receptor subfamily 1 group D member 2 isoform X2 has translation MEVSAGGVIAYISSSSSASSPASCHSESSDSGFQSSSSPVPSSPNSSSSESGCNGRSSEGSDGAPKSDRLEETIKTTQSSVAGLTKGHNGVTKFNGMVLLCKVCGDVASGFHYGVHACEGCKGFFRRSIQQNIQYKKCLKNNNCSIMRMNRNRCQQCRFKKCLSVGMSRDAVRFGRIPKREKQRMLIEMQSAMKTMMNSQFSGHLPNEALTEHQDQVPQEDLSSKPKQERETIKSPSPPPSADMAKEEVIGMVTRAHKDTFMYNQEQSQNPAEMMQSQSAERVSKNTEQYILSGEHCVSGLGGPQYPESEQHLGGQYKGRSAMHYPSGHAVCFTNGHCMNFTSGYTQRLCDRIPEDGFSPNKNATYSCSTGGRMHLVCPMSKTPHVDPNKSGHEVWEEFSLSFTPAVKEVVEFAKRIPGFRDLSQHDQVNLLKAGTFEVLMVRFASLFDAKERTVTFLSGKKYSVDDLHSMGAGDLLNSMFEFSEKLNALQLSDEEMSLFTAVVLVSADRSGIENVNSVEALQETLIRALRTLIMKNHPNEASIFTKLLLKLPDLRSLNNMHSEELLAFKVHP, from the exons GGGGTGTGATAGCTTACATCAGCTCTTCAAGCTCGGCATCTAGCCCAGCCTCATGTCACAGCGAGAGCTCAGACAGCGGTTTCCAGTCATCCTCTTCGCCTGTACCATCTTCTCCGAACAGCTCCTCCTCGGAAAGTGGCTGCAATGGCCGGAGCAGCGAGGGCTCTGACGGAGCACCAAAGAGTGATCGGCTGGAGGAGACTATTAAAACAACCCAGTCGAGTGTTGCTGGTTTGACAAAAGGCCATAATGGAGTCACAA AATTTAATGGCATGGTTCTTCTTTGCAAAGTCTGTGGAGATGTCGCTTCAGGATTTCATTATGGTGTTCATGCCTGTGAGGGCTGCAAG gGTTTTTTCAGAAGAAGCATTCAGCAAAACATCCAGTATAAGAAATGCTTGAAGAATAACAACTGCTCTATAATGAGAATGAATAGGAACAGATGCCAGCAGTGTCGTTTCAAAAAATGCCTGTCTGTTGGGATGTCAAGAGATG CTGTTCGATTTGGCCGTATTCCCAAACGTGAAAAACAGAGGATGCTGATTGAAATGCAGAGTGCCATGAAAACCATGATGAACAGTCAGTTCAGCGGTCACTTGCCCAATGAAGCGTTAACAGAACATCAGGATCAAGTACCTCAAGAAGACCTTTCCTCCAAGCCCAAACAAGAGCGTGAAACCATCAAAagcccttctccccctcctAGTGCTGACATGGCTAAGGAAGAAGTGATCGGTATGGTCACTAGGGCCCACAAAGACACTTTCATGTACAACCAAGAACAGTCTCAAAACCCAGCAGAGATGATGCAGTCCCAGAGCGCGGAGAGAGTGTCAAAGAACACCGAGCAGTACATCTTGAGTGGCGAGCACTGCGTTAGCGGGCTTGGTGGCCCTCAGTACCCTGAAAGTGAGCAGCACCTTGGTGGACAGTACAAAGGGAGAAGCGCAATGCATTATCCAAGTGGACATGCCGTGTGTTTCACGAATGGCCACTGTATGAACTTCACTAGTGGTTATACTCAGCGACTGTGTGATAGGATCCCAGAAGATGGCTTTTCTCCAAACAAGAATGCCACTTACTCTTGCAGCACTGGAGGAAGAATGCATCTG GTCTGCCCAATGAGTAAGACTCCCCACGTGGACCCAAACAAGTCTGGCCATGAAGTCTGGGAAGAGTTTTCCCTGAGTTTTACCCCTGCGGTGAAGGAAGTGGTGGAGTTCGCCAAGCGCATCCCAGGTTTCCGAGATCTCTCCCAACATGACCAGGTTAATCTTCTGAAGGCTGGAACCTTTGAG gTTTTAATGGTACGGTTTGCATCTTTGTTTGATGCAAAGGAACGTACCGTCACCTTCCTTAGTGGAAAGAAGTACAGCGTGGATGACTTGCATTCGATGGGAGCTGGTGATCTGCTCAACTCAATGTTTGAATTTAGTGAGAAACTAAATGCCCTGCAACTTAGTGATGAGGAAATGAGTTTGTTTACAGCGGTTGTCCTGGTATCTGCtg ATCGCTCCGGAATAGAAAATGTCAATTCTGTGGAGGCACTTCAGGAAACACTAATCCGTGCATTAAGGACCTTAATCATGAAAAATCACCCAAATGAAGCCTCTATTTTCACAaaacttcttttgaaattaCCTGACTTGCGTTCCTTAAACAACATGCACTCTGAAGAACTCTTGGCCTTTAAAGTTCACCCATAG
- the NR1D2 gene encoding nuclear receptor subfamily 1 group D member 2 isoform X1 has protein sequence MAAVHVCLLCHYVPPFFLALGGVIAYISSSSSASSPASCHSESSDSGFQSSSSPVPSSPNSSSSESGCNGRSSEGSDGAPKSDRLEETIKTTQSSVAGLTKGHNGVTKFNGMVLLCKVCGDVASGFHYGVHACEGCKGFFRRSIQQNIQYKKCLKNNNCSIMRMNRNRCQQCRFKKCLSVGMSRDAVRFGRIPKREKQRMLIEMQSAMKTMMNSQFSGHLPNEALTEHQDQVPQEDLSSKPKQERETIKSPSPPPSADMAKEEVIGMVTRAHKDTFMYNQEQSQNPAEMMQSQSAERVSKNTEQYILSGEHCVSGLGGPQYPESEQHLGGQYKGRSAMHYPSGHAVCFTNGHCMNFTSGYTQRLCDRIPEDGFSPNKNATYSCSTGGRMHLVCPMSKTPHVDPNKSGHEVWEEFSLSFTPAVKEVVEFAKRIPGFRDLSQHDQVNLLKAGTFEVLMVRFASLFDAKERTVTFLSGKKYSVDDLHSMGAGDLLNSMFEFSEKLNALQLSDEEMSLFTAVVLVSADRSGIENVNSVEALQETLIRALRTLIMKNHPNEASIFTKLLLKLPDLRSLNNMHSEELLAFKVHP, from the exons ATGGCAGCGGTGCATGTCTGCTTGTTATGTCACTACGTGCCgcctttttttcttgccttagGGGGTGTGATAGCTTACATCAGCTCTTCAAGCTCGGCATCTAGCCCAGCCTCATGTCACAGCGAGAGCTCAGACAGCGGTTTCCAGTCATCCTCTTCGCCTGTACCATCTTCTCCGAACAGCTCCTCCTCGGAAAGTGGCTGCAATGGCCGGAGCAGCGAGGGCTCTGACGGAGCACCAAAGAGTGATCGGCTGGAGGAGACTATTAAAACAACCCAGTCGAGTGTTGCTGGTTTGACAAAAGGCCATAATGGAGTCACAA AATTTAATGGCATGGTTCTTCTTTGCAAAGTCTGTGGAGATGTCGCTTCAGGATTTCATTATGGTGTTCATGCCTGTGAGGGCTGCAAG gGTTTTTTCAGAAGAAGCATTCAGCAAAACATCCAGTATAAGAAATGCTTGAAGAATAACAACTGCTCTATAATGAGAATGAATAGGAACAGATGCCAGCAGTGTCGTTTCAAAAAATGCCTGTCTGTTGGGATGTCAAGAGATG CTGTTCGATTTGGCCGTATTCCCAAACGTGAAAAACAGAGGATGCTGATTGAAATGCAGAGTGCCATGAAAACCATGATGAACAGTCAGTTCAGCGGTCACTTGCCCAATGAAGCGTTAACAGAACATCAGGATCAAGTACCTCAAGAAGACCTTTCCTCCAAGCCCAAACAAGAGCGTGAAACCATCAAAagcccttctccccctcctAGTGCTGACATGGCTAAGGAAGAAGTGATCGGTATGGTCACTAGGGCCCACAAAGACACTTTCATGTACAACCAAGAACAGTCTCAAAACCCAGCAGAGATGATGCAGTCCCAGAGCGCGGAGAGAGTGTCAAAGAACACCGAGCAGTACATCTTGAGTGGCGAGCACTGCGTTAGCGGGCTTGGTGGCCCTCAGTACCCTGAAAGTGAGCAGCACCTTGGTGGACAGTACAAAGGGAGAAGCGCAATGCATTATCCAAGTGGACATGCCGTGTGTTTCACGAATGGCCACTGTATGAACTTCACTAGTGGTTATACTCAGCGACTGTGTGATAGGATCCCAGAAGATGGCTTTTCTCCAAACAAGAATGCCACTTACTCTTGCAGCACTGGAGGAAGAATGCATCTG GTCTGCCCAATGAGTAAGACTCCCCACGTGGACCCAAACAAGTCTGGCCATGAAGTCTGGGAAGAGTTTTCCCTGAGTTTTACCCCTGCGGTGAAGGAAGTGGTGGAGTTCGCCAAGCGCATCCCAGGTTTCCGAGATCTCTCCCAACATGACCAGGTTAATCTTCTGAAGGCTGGAACCTTTGAG gTTTTAATGGTACGGTTTGCATCTTTGTTTGATGCAAAGGAACGTACCGTCACCTTCCTTAGTGGAAAGAAGTACAGCGTGGATGACTTGCATTCGATGGGAGCTGGTGATCTGCTCAACTCAATGTTTGAATTTAGTGAGAAACTAAATGCCCTGCAACTTAGTGATGAGGAAATGAGTTTGTTTACAGCGGTTGTCCTGGTATCTGCtg ATCGCTCCGGAATAGAAAATGTCAATTCTGTGGAGGCACTTCAGGAAACACTAATCCGTGCATTAAGGACCTTAATCATGAAAAATCACCCAAATGAAGCCTCTATTTTCACAaaacttcttttgaaattaCCTGACTTGCGTTCCTTAAACAACATGCACTCTGAAGAACTCTTGGCCTTTAAAGTTCACCCATAG
- the NR1D2 gene encoding nuclear receptor subfamily 1 group D member 2 isoform X3, whose product MEVSAGGVIAYISSSSSASSPASCHSESSDSGFQSSSSPVPSSPNSSSSESGCNGRSSEGSDGAPKSDRLEETIKTTQSSVAGLTKGHNGVTKFNGMVLLCKVCGDVASGFHYGVHACEGCKGFFRRSIQQNIQYKKCLKNNNCSIMRMNRNRCQQCRFKKCLSVGMSRDAVRFGRIPKREKQRMLIEMQSAMKTMMNSQFSGHLPNEALTEHQDQVPQEDLSSKPKQERETIKSPSPPPSADMAKEEVIGMVTRAHKDTFMYNQEQSQNPAEMMQSQSAERVSKNTEQYILSGEHCVSGLGGPQYPESEQHLGGQYKGRSAMHYPSGHAVCFTNGHCMNFTSGYTQRLCDRIPEDGFSPNKNATYSCSTGGRMHLVCPMSKTPHVDPNKSGHEVWEEFSLSFTPAVKEVVEFAKRIPGFRDLSQHDQVNLLKAGTFELVKGTSLC is encoded by the exons GGGGTGTGATAGCTTACATCAGCTCTTCAAGCTCGGCATCTAGCCCAGCCTCATGTCACAGCGAGAGCTCAGACAGCGGTTTCCAGTCATCCTCTTCGCCTGTACCATCTTCTCCGAACAGCTCCTCCTCGGAAAGTGGCTGCAATGGCCGGAGCAGCGAGGGCTCTGACGGAGCACCAAAGAGTGATCGGCTGGAGGAGACTATTAAAACAACCCAGTCGAGTGTTGCTGGTTTGACAAAAGGCCATAATGGAGTCACAA AATTTAATGGCATGGTTCTTCTTTGCAAAGTCTGTGGAGATGTCGCTTCAGGATTTCATTATGGTGTTCATGCCTGTGAGGGCTGCAAG gGTTTTTTCAGAAGAAGCATTCAGCAAAACATCCAGTATAAGAAATGCTTGAAGAATAACAACTGCTCTATAATGAGAATGAATAGGAACAGATGCCAGCAGTGTCGTTTCAAAAAATGCCTGTCTGTTGGGATGTCAAGAGATG CTGTTCGATTTGGCCGTATTCCCAAACGTGAAAAACAGAGGATGCTGATTGAAATGCAGAGTGCCATGAAAACCATGATGAACAGTCAGTTCAGCGGTCACTTGCCCAATGAAGCGTTAACAGAACATCAGGATCAAGTACCTCAAGAAGACCTTTCCTCCAAGCCCAAACAAGAGCGTGAAACCATCAAAagcccttctccccctcctAGTGCTGACATGGCTAAGGAAGAAGTGATCGGTATGGTCACTAGGGCCCACAAAGACACTTTCATGTACAACCAAGAACAGTCTCAAAACCCAGCAGAGATGATGCAGTCCCAGAGCGCGGAGAGAGTGTCAAAGAACACCGAGCAGTACATCTTGAGTGGCGAGCACTGCGTTAGCGGGCTTGGTGGCCCTCAGTACCCTGAAAGTGAGCAGCACCTTGGTGGACAGTACAAAGGGAGAAGCGCAATGCATTATCCAAGTGGACATGCCGTGTGTTTCACGAATGGCCACTGTATGAACTTCACTAGTGGTTATACTCAGCGACTGTGTGATAGGATCCCAGAAGATGGCTTTTCTCCAAACAAGAATGCCACTTACTCTTGCAGCACTGGAGGAAGAATGCATCTG GTCTGCCCAATGAGTAAGACTCCCCACGTGGACCCAAACAAGTCTGGCCATGAAGTCTGGGAAGAGTTTTCCCTGAGTTTTACCCCTGCGGTGAAGGAAGTGGTGGAGTTCGCCAAGCGCATCCCAGGTTTCCGAGATCTCTCCCAACATGACCAGGTTAATCTTCTGAAGGCTGGAACCTTTGAG CTTGTCAAAGGCACTAGTCTTTGCTGA